The following coding sequences lie in one Pungitius pungitius chromosome 18, fPunPun2.1, whole genome shotgun sequence genomic window:
- the LOC119226705 gene encoding cytochrome b-c1 complex subunit 9, with protein MALAKSVYNLLFRRTSTFAITIMVGAVFFERLFDQGGDAIFEQMNRGKLWKHIQHNYENKAEE; from the exons ATGGCGCTGGCTAAGTCCGTCTACAATCTGCTCTTCAGGAGAACGTCCACTTTCGCCATAACCATCATGGTCGGAGCAGTCTTCTTTGAAAGACTTTTCGACCAAGGTGGGGACGCGATTTTTGAGCAAATGAATCGTGGG AAACTATGGAAACACATCCAACACAATTACGAGAACAAAGCGGAAGAATAG
- the zmat5 gene encoding zinc finger matrin-type protein 5 gives MGKRYYCDYCDRSFQDNMHNRKKHLNGVQHHRAKKAWYDYFRDSSAILCDEQTKKPCRKFLQKGICDFGPNCRFSHMSEDDMFDLKRQVEDERRLREDYVDRKLPGRSIEDWLSRWEKKQTTLGSKGDLKDKEDSEEGPEESDLPQHLLSIPVLPPSLLPPPPGGWKVKGTTEWG, from the exons ATGGGGAAGCGATACTACTGTGACTACTGTGACCGGTCCTTTCAGGACAACATGCATAACAGGAAAAAACATCTGAACGGAGTTCAACATCACAGAGCTAAAAAGGCCTGGTATGACTACTTTAGAG attctTCAGCCATTCTTTGTGATGAGCAAACAAAGAAACCCTGCAGGAAATTTCTCCAAAAAG gaatttgtgattttggcccaAACTGCAGGTTTTCCCACATGTCCGAAGACGACatgtttgatttaaaaagacAGGTGGAAG ATGAAAGACGGCTCCGAGAGGACTATGTGGACAGGAAGTTGCCTGGGCGAAGTATAGAAGACTGGCTCTCCAGATGGGAGAAGAAGCAAACCACCCTCGGCAGCAAAGG AGATCTAAAAGATAAGGAAGACAGCGAAGAGGGCCCAGAAGAAAGTGACCTCCCTCAAcacctcctctccatccctgtcCTCCcaccctctctgctccctcctcctccaggcggATGGAAGGTCAAAGGGACCACGGAATGGGGTTGA